ATGAggactaaaataaaaataacaataaatatgGGGAACAATCGAATAAAGATCTGAACTTTGTGGGCTTAAGCGCTATAAActgaaaatatgtaaatattgttCGAGGACGGAGCATTAAAGCTTCTCTTTCCGACCCgaaaaaaggagaagaaaaagGTTTGTGATGGCTTCATCAGATTACGAGATCATCACTGACCCGTGGGATCCTAAATGCGTGAGCGCGTGCACCATGTATTTCCCTGGAAAAGAGCCCGAAGATAATGAGCTTCTGCTGGAGAAGATCCGTGGGAAACTTGACGAGCGGATTCACAATCACACACTAGCAGAAGAGTATCGTATTATGAACGACCAGATCGTGAAGAGTCAGGGATTTGATGTCGATTTCTCCAAGCTGCGTTACCTTTTCGACTTCCAGCCTGCGTTTCTCGACGAACTCTATCCACTCGGCAAACCACATACCGGTAGGGTCTATTTCGGTAGATTGGCTGCAGAAGCCGTTGAGATTTACAACAAAAGAGAGGTGATGATCTCTCTCTCTGGTGGTCAGTGATTGTCAAGAATTGTCAATTTTGATTCGGTTTGTGTGTGTCTTTTGAAATCAGGGGACTAGTTTTGAGTTCGTTGAGGTTGAGAAAGCAAATATTTACTTGAACAGCGGAAAGTTCTACTTCATCACATTTGTAGCCAAAGATCCTCTTCACCAGACAAAAGTGGTGTTTCAAGCTAAGGTCATCCATGTGTTCTGTAGAGAGATTGTACACAGCTTCTGCAGGCTTAAACCCAACCAAGAAGGTATTATTTTCTTTGGATCAGTTGGAATAAGAAGCTTGTGTTAACTTATGTCTTTGTTCTTGCCTTAACTAAAAATGTTCACTCTTGTAAGTAGACATCATCTGAAACTCTATTGTTGTACTCCTGTGGAGAAGAAGCTCTTGTGTTGTCTCTTTGTCCTTGCCTTAAAGTAGCAAAAATCAAGACAATCAGTTTAAATGTTTACTTTGCAAGTTATACTTTTTAGTGTACAAGGACCTTTGATTGTTCTTGTTGTTGTAATGAGGAATATGATTATGCTTATTCAACTTGTGTTGGCAGGAACATGTGAGGATGAAGATTCCATTGCGGAGAAAGCGTCCGTTAGAAGAACCAAGAAGAGAAAGCATGGTCTAAATATAATCTCCTCTTGCTGACAAAAGATTGTTTCTATTCATTTTCTAAGTTATAcgtagtttttttattttggtatttgGTATTCTACCAGGGTTGGAAATTAATCAAGAGTGGTGAAGGGGTCCTCTTATTTCGGTTCAAGGGGTGGCTGGTCTCTTGGTCTCTCTAATTATGTTGTGTAAGaaccttttcttttgttatcatGTTTGAGGAATAATTATGTAATTTCTGGATTAATCCTCCTTTTGGGGAGGGTGAGAATTCCATGTATCCTCAACTAAgattaaacttttatatctttCATTTGCACTAGTGAAACCGTATTCAAGTGTCCTAAAAAGTCAAGATATCAACTGCAGAAACCTGAACCTAATTTCACATACATTAGGAGCAGACCAATTAAACACAAAACCAGAAACCATAAGATGAGGcctaaaataagaaaacaatagatATGGAGTTCAATCGCATAAAAATCTCATATACTTTGGGGgcttttagtattatatatctCCACTGCTCATAATAAACTTTTACATCATTTTTTTACGTGTTACACTATTGTATGTTTCTCTGAACCATTTGCGTGTTCacttttatatgttttcaacTAATTCTAAttactttatttattattttttaaaaaatgaattagtataaaataaaatttatctatTTAAGTGTTTTTTCtacattttcattttatcattcttcctaactattttattaattgcaTCTACTATAATAATTCAACATCATTTCTTTTATGTTAACCATAATAATTTCACATGTTTGAATGGAATTGTTTCATTCgtaacaaaaattcaaattgatcaacaaaagatttttttttggaatataaaatcagttagacATATTCTAGTACGAATCACTTTTCTGATATcaggtttttgaaaataaatttagttcaaatattacaatttttttacagAGTTTAAGTCAGATTTTTCTGGAgagtagatttttaaaaatatctaaataatgtATGTACTTAAATATGTTATAATACAAtgtagaaaaataattaaaacaaatatgtgTGGATCAAAGTGTAGTTACTTTTATAttcaaagttaaaattttaaaataattagaaaattgtCAAAACAGTTTGATTAGATTTCAGAGGCTATGTTTGGTCTGGTCTCTTTTGCTATGTTATTGTCTTATTGATTGAagttaaaaaaatcacattttttttcttctaatttaaTGATAATAGAAATTTACTATCAAGAAAACTTTATGCTTTTACTTTCTAATTTAATGATAATAGATTTTGATCCGTGTTTTCAAATCGCGGATACTATTTCTTTtgtcaaaatataaatttaaaaagatataaatacatgttaattaatatggtttttaatttaaaagttttgatcCTAATTGCAATTTTTAtgttaactaattttatttttaaactggTCCAGTGAAATGGATTTATATtcaatatcccctatatattatttgagaaacattacaattttttttgccacatctcatcactaggatgattcttagaatcattagagaaatatgttggtccatctatttatataataagttttttattaaactaacattaaactaacaataaattcatcattaatgtactttattatttccttaaataaaatttacggaattgcctaatgtagCTAAAGTATATaaggcaattaatgattttgaataataaagatttgataaaaaatagtgtatcttctatcatatttttttaattttatactattaaataaattaaacaaccacaataaccatataataaaaatttagatttttatgtatatgttatattttgaatttttacaaacggctataaattactaaaactgttaaaagtctcacattcaaattttatgatctatggtttaaaatttttgttatgaaaaaatgcaaatgattacaaaaattatataagtaaaaagtctaatttaattaattatttagattaatatatatagttttaaattaaactataaaccatataaaatacaatattttagtttgaaaatttattttgaacaaatttttttgataaaagttttgcacgatcattgacaacttattttttttaaaaaattataaattagtaaaactattaatcctacaataaaaattttgttatcagtaatttaattttttttctataaaagatacaaatgatcaaaaaaactatatgagtagaaatcatcatttaatagacattaatattaaaaatatactaaaatatattatttatgttaatatcatttaaatttaattacatatcctatcaaatatataaaaaaatattttttggattaataaaattgatttatatgttcacaccaatttaattatatatttaatagttattgacttttaattatttaatatatatttattatttcataatatgtacaaatatttagtatataaaataatttatatatataatgttgatcccgcgccttccgcgcaaggcgcgggtcttaagcTAGTAACTAACTAAAAATGGAATACAAATGGTCTTCCAATCGAAACGTATTTAGTTACATGTTAATTTTAGAATCATGATGTTTAAATTAACATCTTGTTGTGTACTTGTGTTAATGGCATTTTTTGTTAATGATCATTCTTGTACAATGAAGTTTTTATTGCCATCATCAAGTTTTTGTCAACATATTTAGCCAAAAAAAAGTTCATGTCAACTTTAAATGGGAGCGTGCCAGCATTCGATATTTTACAGAAAAGTATGCTTGCTTGAGCTATACCACAAACAACCCATACAGCTAAAGAGAGCGCTCAGAGCCCAATCATATTTTATCTAGAAGAAATCACCTAGTTGTTTTATGGTCTAGATTAAATTGTGTGATGTGGTGTCCTATTTATACATGAAGTATGTACGATAAAACAAATCCTAGATGGTATCTCAAAAATCGCAGGAAATAATTAGATTTCTTGAATTTAGGAGATATTATTGGTATGTTAGCCCATTTTTTGGAGCATAAAAATATGTACGTGAGTactatttaattatgtatatagCCAAATTTTATGCGAGTAATATTCCTTTACGAAAATTTTGGAGATAAGATTGTTTGTTAATAATCCTTGAAAAGTTAAGATCAATAATTACTTATGCTATGTTAGATGAAAATTTAGTCGAGCAAGTAATGTCATACCCGAAATTTAAGATATACGACTGATGTTacttttgaatatatatatattctttataacTACCATTTAAGAGTTGTTAAAATATGGACGATAATTCAATCAATGATTGGAAAGTAAATGATATTGGTAAACATTCAAATCAAGGTCGtacaaaattagaaatattGTGTAATCTTGTGGGTGTAGTGTGCAGTAAATCCCAAATTTTTATGATCATTTTTTTCCTAGTCACAAGATGATGCATTCAAAAGCTGATGCATTCAAAAGCTGATAGAATTGGTTAAAATCATCTTATTTCtgatgaatattaatttatttacttggACTGCTAAATCCTTAATATTTATATCAACCATAGCTACTAATCAACTCAAATGATCGTTTTGTTTTCAGTCATAACACACAATTCTATAGCAATGTAAAACCATATCACCATCACGATATTATCTATTTGGCTTTCCAAATAAAAACctggtacatatatatatatatatatttaataattttaagaaagtatctaaactattttatatggaATAggtcatataatatataaacgcTTTCTTAATGATTCCATAAGATATAACTTTTTGGCAAatctaaaaatagaaagaaattaaattctcaaacaagaaaaaatggtgaacttttttatttgttggaaaaatattattttctatacCATCTTTTTAGAAAgacttaaatttatttataaataaatattttaattccaTATTTCGTGCTCGAGAATATTCTCAATATGTTCAATTTATGATCTTCATCACCTTAAATCCTTAAATCTACGTAAAATGTAGACATCACCATCTTAGCAAATCAACCTAAAACTTATATTGTTgtgcattttaaaattttatatgttatgaAGATTACTACAGTTTTAAATTTAGTACTATCAAATGAGATATTATTAGAAGcacaatatagatatataataacTAACATGAAATATTTAATACTTTCATGTTAAATACAGGTACTCGAAGGATAATTCATAATTAATAACACATATCAttactaattattataaaacCCACAACTCATATAATTAGCTCATTTCAATTATCTtaacaactatttttttttttgttttataccataattaataaaacatctctCTATTGTAAACAGTGTAATTATCACAATTATTCATTTAGCTAGGTTACAGATTTATTTGgcaataacaattttttttataacttt
This genomic stretch from Brassica napus cultivar Da-Ae chromosome C9, Da-Ae, whole genome shotgun sequence harbors:
- the LOC106435852 gene encoding uncharacterized protein LOC106435852, with the translated sequence MASSDYEIITDPWDPKCVSACTMYFPGKEPEDNELLLEKIRGKLDERIHNHTLAEEYRIMNDQIVKSQGFDVDFSKLRYLFDFQPAFLDELYPLGKPHTGRVYFGRLAAEAVEIYNKREGTSFEFVEVEKANIYLNSGKFYFITFVAKDPLHQTKVVFQAKVIHVFCREIVHSFCRLKPNQEGTCEDEDSIAEKASVRRTKKRKHGLEINQEW